Proteins encoded in a region of the Coffea eugenioides isolate CCC68of chromosome 4, Ceug_1.0, whole genome shotgun sequence genome:
- the LOC113767902 gene encoding LYR motif-containing protein 4, with product MAATPSRGEVLSLFRSLFRTARGFSDYNIREYTKRRTVDGFRHNKDISDPSSICAAFADGKSQLEVAKRQAVVYSLYAPKLKSIMELNHSALPEKLPQILS from the exons ATGGCGGCGACGCCTTCAAGAGGCGAGGTGCTTTCGCTTTTCCGGTCACTGTTTCGGACGGCGCGTGGCTTTTCCGACTACAACATCCGAGAGTACACCAAGCGCCGAACCGTCGACGGTTTTCGCCACAACAAGGACATCTCCGACCCATCGTCAATCTGCGCGGCCTTCGCCGACGGCAAGTCCCAGCTAGAAGTCGCCAAAAGACAGGCCGTAGTCTATTCCCTCTACGCCCCTAAACTTAAAAGCATCATGGAACTCAACCACTCTGCTTTACCAGAAAAATTGCCTCAAATTTTGTCATA G
- the LOC113768304 gene encoding pentatricopeptide repeat-containing protein At3g56030, mitochondrial-like, with translation MQVVHKLGLKSLILTPIVCNTTRYVSTQNLVTDSPSSANYDYLINKAGRDRDFGTVQHLLMKRTRDGCFYTNNTFKFISTDLSVLDDLLKILAGLSHGFPKKSAHDCLVNQLSKLHRTTEALHVAEIMVQNNYGANACTFHPILNELTKKKNMDEAWRVMQVMREYGIKPDLTAYNYLLTAHCYGGDLTSAAYLLTKMEEDKMGADSRTYDALVLGACRAGRIDGALMVLRRMLDDGVPALYSTHAHVINAMLRNGYYAQTVEFVMSYAGKDQGLDYENFGILASRLIKLDRLDEAKFVLKEMKRRGINMGEKLKDFCLCCN, from the coding sequence atgcaagttGTTCACAAACTCGGCCTGAAATCACTTATATTAACACCAATTGTTTGCAACACTACTCGTTATGTCAGCACCCAAAACTTAGTTACAGATTCACCCAGCTCTGCCAACTATGACTACCTCATCAACAAGGCAGGACGTGACCGAGACTTTGGTACTGTGCAACATCTCCTAATGAAGCGCACCAGGGATGGTTGCTTCTATACCAACAACACTTTCAAGTTCATATCCACAGACCTCTCTGTGCTTGATGACCTGTTAAAAATCCTGGCTGGTCTTAGCCATGGGTTCCCCAAGAAGAGTGCACATGACTGCCTCGTTAACCAACTCTCAAAGTTGCATCGCACAACCGAAGCACTGCACGTGGCAGAGATTATGGTACAGAACAACTATGGTGCAAATGCCTGTACATTTCATCCCATACTGAATGAACTGACCAAGAAAAAGAATATGGATGAAGCATGGCGTGTGATGCAGGTGATGAGAGAGTATGGAATTAAGCCTGATCTGACTGCTTATAATTATTTGCTGACTGCTCATTGTTATGGTGGGGATCTGACTTCTGCTGCTTACCTGCTGACAAAAATGGAGGAGGATAAAATGGGAGCAGATAGTAGAACTTATGATGCACTTGTATTGGGAGCATGTAGAGCTGGGAGAATAGATGGGGCTTTGATGGTGTTGAGGAGGATGCTGGATGATGGAGTGCCAGCATTATACAGCACGCATGCTCACGTTATCAATGCAATGCTTAGGAATGGCTATTATGCACAGACAGTGGAGTTTGTAATGAGCTATGCTGGCAAAGATCAGGGGTTGGATTATGAGAATTTTGGAATTCTGGCTAGCCGTTTGATTAAGTTGGATAGATTGGACGAGGCTAAGTTTGTTCTCAAGGAGATGAAGAGAAGGGGTATAAATATGGGGGAGAAATTGAAGGATTTTTGTCTTTGCTGTAACTAG